One segment of Paenibacillus rhizovicinus DNA contains the following:
- a CDS encoding RidA family protein, which produces MKFTRKVKIAAGVIVISCLAATASVYAAITPSKYPLAPIYEPEFYGSPKSSIASAVATPGGTATFTTSGTTPSVINKDGKTVYERYGDTETQGKSILVNIEKQLKEQGLSLKDVTYLRVYVAPDAAKGGKFDFDGWFNAYAKYFNTPENPVKTARSTVGVAGLVNADWLIEIEAVATYPSNHNQD; this is translated from the coding sequence ATGAAGTTTACTCGTAAAGTTAAAATCGCCGCCGGCGTTATCGTGATTTCCTGCCTGGCCGCGACCGCAAGCGTCTATGCCGCCATTACGCCGAGCAAATATCCGCTCGCTCCGATCTACGAGCCGGAATTCTACGGCAGTCCGAAGTCTTCCATCGCCAGCGCCGTCGCTACGCCGGGCGGCACCGCTACCTTCACGACGAGCGGGACGACGCCGTCCGTCATCAACAAGGACGGCAAAACCGTCTACGAGCGCTACGGCGATACGGAGACGCAAGGCAAGAGCATTTTGGTAAATATCGAGAAGCAGCTGAAAGAGCAAGGCTTGTCGTTGAAAGACGTCACGTACCTGCGCGTCTATGTCGCGCCGGATGCGGCGAAGGGCGGCAAATTCGACTTCGACGGCTGGTTCAACGCCTATGCGAAATATTTCAACACACCGGAAAATCCTGTTAAAACCGCCCGCTCCACCGTCGGCGTCGCCGGCCTTGTCAACGCCGACTGGCTGATCGAGATCGAAGCCGTCGCCACTTATCCGAGCAACCATAATCAAGATTAA
- a CDS encoding flavin monoamine oxidase family protein gives METKETPNEWSRRQFLTTVGKIGGAAAVFSVMGTMGLFTPETMQAAEYEPPSSWDLKGTNRSGKKIIILGAGLAGLTSAYELGKAGYDCTILEARARTGGRNWSVRRGTTVTEVGGQKQVARFDDGHYLNAGCMRIPQFHVTMEYCREFGIQMEPFNNVNESAYYYNTGVNSSLSDTRVRKRAAKADAKGYISELLAKAVNQPGLDLPLTPDEKAKVVAYLRSEGNLDVDLFYKGSSRGGYKDEPGSRLDAGVIRDPFDMKAIINSGFSSFFSSEYEYDQQMMMFHPVGGIDAIPKAFEKRLGGKIKHNMEVTEIKHVGEKVIVSYKDLLSGEAKQIEGDFCICTIPLSVLKTIKHDLSQEMTTAINNTKYANAGKIGLQFKRRFWEEDDQIFGGNTLTNMDISSIYYPPTNYMAKKGLLLGYYAQGAKADKIGALTFQEREALALDQGSKIHPQYYREFESSFSVNWKTIKYNMGSWVSYSADDRKTNYPVLCRPDKRVYLAGEHISYITAWMAGAIESARSVVTDIHERVMKE, from the coding sequence ATGGAAACGAAAGAAACGCCAAACGAATGGTCGCGCAGACAATTTCTGACGACCGTGGGCAAGATCGGCGGTGCCGCTGCCGTATTCAGCGTCATGGGAACGATGGGCTTGTTCACGCCAGAAACGATGCAGGCCGCGGAATACGAGCCTCCTTCCAGCTGGGACTTGAAGGGCACGAACCGTTCCGGCAAGAAAATCATCATTCTCGGCGCGGGTCTCGCCGGTCTGACATCCGCTTACGAGCTGGGCAAAGCCGGCTACGACTGCACCATCCTCGAAGCCCGTGCCCGCACCGGCGGCCGGAACTGGTCGGTTCGCCGCGGCACGACCGTGACGGAAGTCGGCGGACAGAAGCAGGTCGCGCGTTTCGACGATGGCCATTACTTGAACGCAGGCTGCATGCGCATCCCGCAATTCCATGTCACGATGGAATACTGCCGGGAATTCGGCATCCAAATGGAGCCGTTCAATAACGTGAACGAGAGCGCCTATTATTACAATACGGGCGTCAACAGCTCCTTGTCCGACACCCGCGTCCGCAAACGCGCCGCGAAGGCCGATGCGAAAGGCTATATCAGCGAACTGCTGGCCAAAGCCGTCAATCAGCCGGGCCTCGACCTGCCGCTCACGCCGGACGAGAAAGCGAAAGTCGTCGCCTACCTCCGTTCCGAGGGCAACCTCGACGTCGACCTGTTCTACAAAGGCTCGTCGCGCGGCGGCTACAAGGACGAACCGGGCTCGCGTCTCGACGCAGGCGTCATCCGTGATCCGTTCGACATGAAAGCCATCATCAACTCCGGCTTCTCGAGCTTCTTCTCGAGCGAATACGAGTACGATCAGCAAATGATGATGTTCCACCCCGTTGGCGGCATCGATGCCATTCCGAAGGCATTCGAGAAGCGGCTTGGCGGCAAGATCAAGCACAATATGGAAGTCACGGAAATCAAGCATGTCGGCGAGAAAGTCATCGTCTCGTACAAAGATCTGCTGAGCGGAGAAGCGAAGCAAATCGAAGGCGACTTCTGCATTTGCACGATTCCGCTGTCCGTTCTGAAGACGATCAAGCATGACCTGTCGCAAGAAATGACGACGGCGATCAACAATACGAAATACGCGAACGCCGGCAAGATCGGCCTGCAGTTCAAGCGCCGCTTCTGGGAGGAAGACGATCAAATCTTCGGCGGCAACACGCTGACGAACATGGACATCTCCTCCATCTATTATCCGCCGACCAACTACATGGCGAAGAAGGGCCTGCTGCTCGGCTACTACGCGCAAGGCGCCAAAGCGGATAAGATCGGGGCTCTGACCTTCCAAGAGCGCGAAGCGCTTGCCTTGGATCAAGGCAGCAAGATCCACCCGCAATATTATAGAGAGTTCGAATCTTCGTTCTCCGTGAACTGGAAAACGATCAAATACAACATGGGCAGCTGGGTGTCCTACTCGGCCGACGACCGGAAAACGAACTATCCGGTGCTGTGCCGTCCCGACAAACGCGTGTATCTCGCCGGCGAGCACATCAGCTACATTACCGCTTGGATGGCAGGCGCCATCGAGTCCGCGCGCTCCGTCGTCACCGACATTCATGAACGCGTCATGAAAGAATAG
- a CDS encoding MerR family transcriptional regulator — protein sequence MTDKVMSIGIVCDLTGLTERQIRYYEERQLIFPVRSKGGARKYSFGDVERLKEINDKLRDGFNTFELRKAGRL from the coding sequence ATGACTGACAAAGTAATGAGCATCGGAATCGTTTGCGATTTGACGGGACTGACGGAAAGGCAAATTCGGTATTATGAGGAGCGGCAGTTGATTTTTCCGGTTCGCTCGAAGGGCGGCGCGCGCAAATACTCGTTCGGGGACGTGGAGAGGCTGAAGGAGATCAACGATAAGCTGAGGGACGGATTCAATACGTTCGAGCTGAGAAAAGCCGGAAGGTTGTGA
- the tatC gene encoding twin-arginine translocase subunit TatC — MKVVEETMTLIGHLTELRTRIWRILAVFIVSMGGGLYLSPKVLRYLKSVPPGSNMTWNVFSPWDGIRMYMTIAVVFSLTISLPYILYQLWGFVKQGLHPEERSAALRYVPYSVICFLTGLAFGYFVVFPMSFAFTSKITKSMQLVETYGVAQYFGFMCNIVIPLSIAFELPVVVMFLTKIGVLTPTVLRKMRRYAYLILVVVASLISPPELISHMMVFIPLVLLYEISVLLSSIVYGRKKSAALAESAGA, encoded by the coding sequence ATGAAAGTAGTTGAAGAAACGATGACGCTGATCGGGCATCTGACCGAGCTGCGGACCCGAATCTGGCGAATCCTTGCCGTCTTCATCGTATCGATGGGCGGAGGGCTGTATCTGTCGCCGAAGGTGCTGCGCTATTTGAAGAGCGTCCCGCCCGGCTCGAATATGACATGGAACGTGTTCTCGCCGTGGGACGGCATTCGGATGTACATGACCATTGCAGTCGTATTCTCGCTTACGATATCGCTGCCGTATATTCTGTATCAATTGTGGGGCTTCGTGAAGCAAGGCCTTCATCCTGAGGAGCGCTCGGCGGCGCTGCGTTACGTGCCGTACAGCGTCATCTGCTTCCTGACAGGGCTCGCATTCGGCTATTTCGTCGTCTTCCCGATGAGCTTCGCCTTCACCTCCAAGATCACGAAGAGCATGCAGCTCGTCGAGACGTACGGCGTCGCGCAGTATTTCGGCTTTATGTGCAACATCGTTATCCCGCTCTCCATCGCCTTCGAGCTCCCCGTCGTCGTCATGTTCTTGACAAAGATCGGCGTCCTGACGCCGACCGTGCTGCGCAAAATGCGGCGTTACGCGTACTTGATCCTCGTCGTCGTCGCCAGCCTCATCTCGCCGCCGGAGCTGATCTCCCATATGATGGTCTTCATTCCGCTCGTGCTGCTTTATGAAATCAGCGTCCTGCTGTCGAGCATCGTCTACGGGCGGAAGAAGAGCGCAGCGCTGGCCGAAAGCGCGGGCGCGTAG
- a CDS encoding response regulator transcription factor, translating into MNVLLVDDDYFVVTALEKKIDWLSLGIETVYTAHNVAQAREILMNHPIRILISDIEMPQGSGLELLAWIREENYNVQAIFLTNYADFNYAQKAIELRSFEYFLKPIQFDKLMLIIRKAVERANEQQKQEKAIQEGYYWQRNQAKILEHFWRKLISGSVSFPLKPADVARAVEEQNLSCGMSDLVQPVLFNLFPYDGSMGRDEKNLFDFALLNVLYELFKNPLFTVETVLEYSAHNWIAVLKWNQPPDSQLIDELCASFIQQANRSLKCDACCIVALSGRLEDISPIIRQLLQLNDEIAKRRNQIFFAEHYLRPTDEAYMPPDLARLEDLLNRNLPDDFLAETNRYLTAPSRHEHFTTSVLGLFRLDMMQLVYAFLKSKGIQAHQLYTGKNNERLLSHSLNSIEDMEAYLHYLVNTAMDYRDFAEQPKSVAEEIKQYIQAHYGEDLTRISLAEIVYLHPDYLARLFKKETGVSLGTYVIGARIAAAKQLLRTTHLSVFAVAKKVGYANYSYFAKVFKQEVGMTPNEYKQDGE; encoded by the coding sequence ATGAACGTATTGCTCGTGGACGATGATTACTTTGTCGTGACCGCGCTGGAGAAGAAGATCGACTGGCTGTCGCTTGGCATCGAAACGGTCTATACCGCCCATAATGTCGCCCAAGCGCGCGAAATTCTGATGAACCATCCGATTCGGATTCTGATCTCCGACATCGAGATGCCGCAAGGAAGCGGTTTGGAGCTGCTAGCGTGGATTCGCGAGGAGAATTACAACGTTCAGGCGATTTTCCTGACCAATTACGCCGACTTCAACTATGCCCAGAAAGCGATCGAGCTGCGCAGCTTCGAATATTTCCTGAAGCCGATTCAATTCGATAAGCTGATGCTGATTATCCGGAAAGCCGTGGAACGGGCGAACGAACAGCAGAAACAGGAGAAGGCCATTCAGGAAGGGTATTACTGGCAGCGGAATCAAGCGAAGATCCTCGAGCATTTCTGGCGCAAGCTGATCAGCGGCAGCGTCTCTTTCCCCCTCAAGCCTGCGGACGTCGCGCGCGCCGTCGAAGAACAGAATCTCTCCTGCGGCATGAGCGATCTCGTGCAGCCCGTGCTGTTCAATCTGTTCCCGTATGACGGCAGCATGGGAAGAGACGAGAAGAACCTGTTCGATTTCGCGCTGCTCAACGTGCTGTACGAGCTGTTCAAGAATCCGCTGTTTACCGTGGAAACGGTACTGGAGTACAGCGCGCATAATTGGATCGCCGTCCTGAAATGGAACCAGCCTCCCGATTCCCAGTTAATCGACGAGCTGTGCGCCTCGTTCATCCAGCAAGCGAACCGCTCGCTGAAATGCGACGCCTGCTGCATCGTCGCCTTGTCCGGCCGGCTCGAAGACATCAGCCCGATTATCCGGCAGCTGCTGCAGCTGAATGACGAGATCGCCAAGCGGCGCAATCAAATCTTCTTCGCGGAGCATTATCTCCGGCCGACCGACGAGGCCTATATGCCGCCGGATCTGGCACGGCTGGAAGACTTGTTGAACCGGAACCTTCCGGATGATTTTCTGGCCGAAACGAACCGGTATTTAACCGCTCCCTCGCGCCATGAGCATTTCACGACGTCCGTCCTCGGCCTGTTCCGGCTGGATATGATGCAGCTCGTCTACGCCTTCCTCAAGTCCAAGGGCATTCAGGCGCATCAGCTGTATACGGGCAAGAATAATGAGCGCTTATTGTCCCATTCCTTGAACTCCATCGAGGATATGGAAGCTTACCTGCACTACTTGGTCAACACCGCGATGGACTACCGCGATTTCGCCGAGCAGCCCAAATCCGTCGCGGAAGAAATCAAACAATACATCCAAGCGCATTACGGCGAGGATCTGACCCGGATCAGCCTGGCGGAAATCGTCTACCTCCACCCCGATTACCTGGCCAGATTGTTCAAGAAAGAAACCGGCGTATCGCTCGGCACCTACGTCATCGGGGCGCGCATCGCCGCCGCCAAGCAGCTGCTCCGCACGACGCATCTGTCGGTGTTCGCCGTCGCGAAGAAGGTCGGCTATGCCAACTACTCCTACTTCGCGAAGGTGTTCAAACAGGAGGTCGGCATGACGCCGAACGAGTATAAGCAGGACGGCGAGTGA
- a CDS encoding sensor histidine kinase produces MAKQAESKLYPIQHYVKIILVISFSALILDFIISFASIAIVKQQSARDLRDTANLYINRINSDFSYLNHFMGWTLANDENVKVMEKHATDETEFIKANSALYRRFVELQQSYGQAYNFFLFFKDKNFLLNCAPMGMTYKEYQELQQQINVYIKDKIIYDQFYSRWSTVQLAGKFYLINIVPYHDSYIICLIAADELIRPLRQINLGENGYASLATADGSLVTSPITNNGKLLNAKPGGFSLMNVLQTKTTVIGEFTNASFFVKLVIQFGAFEKIMIAQLLIVLLALIVACSLCFILLYFKNKVLQPIKSFSYNLAFWTEDGEPLDIASSKIVELEKANKQFSHLVTQIKTYKIDIYEREIEKQRIQLDYTKLQIKPHFFLNCLTTIHSMAQMDMTGEIQQMALSTSDYFRYIFQNGQDFVRMEDEIEHVRIYLDIQKNRYRDSFDYRIELAEPSRHTPIPPLVLQTFIENAIKYAVSRDNEALIALTVDRRIIEDEPMTVIWISDTGPGFPPDVLAKLQHGQPLDQTHGTQIGIMNTVQRLEYLYGKNAYIRFSNREGGGACITLYLPDPPANPTEMGA; encoded by the coding sequence ATGGCCAAACAAGCGGAGAGCAAGCTATATCCGATCCAGCATTACGTCAAAATCATTCTCGTCATCTCGTTCTCCGCGCTGATCTTGGACTTCATCATCAGCTTCGCGTCGATCGCGATCGTCAAACAGCAGTCCGCGCGCGACTTGCGGGATACGGCTAACCTGTACATTAACCGGATCAACAGCGATTTCTCGTATCTCAACCATTTCATGGGCTGGACGCTGGCTAACGACGAGAACGTGAAAGTGATGGAGAAGCACGCCACCGACGAAACCGAGTTCATCAAAGCCAACAGCGCGCTCTACCGCCGGTTCGTCGAGCTGCAGCAAAGCTACGGGCAAGCCTATAACTTCTTCCTCTTCTTCAAGGATAAGAATTTCCTGCTCAACTGCGCGCCTATGGGAATGACGTACAAGGAGTATCAGGAATTGCAGCAGCAGATCAACGTCTATATCAAAGACAAGATCATCTATGACCAGTTCTACTCCCGCTGGTCGACCGTTCAGCTGGCCGGGAAATTTTATCTCATTAATATCGTTCCCTATCACGACAGCTATATTATCTGCCTGATCGCCGCGGACGAACTGATCCGCCCCCTGCGCCAAATCAATCTGGGCGAGAACGGCTACGCCTCCTTGGCGACCGCGGACGGCTCGCTCGTCACAAGCCCGATTACGAATAATGGCAAGCTGCTGAATGCGAAGCCGGGCGGGTTCTCGCTCATGAATGTGCTGCAAACCAAAACGACGGTCATCGGCGAGTTTACGAACGCTTCGTTCTTCGTCAAGCTGGTCATTCAATTCGGCGCGTTCGAGAAAATCATGATCGCCCAGCTGCTGATCGTGCTTCTCGCTCTGATCGTCGCCTGCAGCCTGTGCTTCATATTGCTGTATTTCAAGAACAAGGTGCTTCAGCCGATCAAGAGTTTCTCGTATAACCTCGCCTTCTGGACCGAGGACGGCGAACCGCTGGACATCGCCAGCAGCAAGATCGTCGAGCTTGAGAAAGCGAATAAGCAATTCTCTCATCTCGTCACGCAAATCAAGACGTACAAGATCGATATTTACGAACGCGAGATCGAGAAGCAGCGCATCCAGCTGGACTATACGAAGCTCCAAATCAAACCGCATTTCTTCCTCAACTGCCTGACGACCATTCACAGCATGGCGCAGATGGACATGACCGGGGAAATCCAGCAGATGGCCTTGTCCACGTCGGACTACTTCCGCTATATCTTCCAGAACGGACAGGACTTCGTTCGCATGGAGGACGAGATCGAGCATGTACGCATTTATCTCGATATTCAGAAGAACCGCTACCGCGACTCGTTCGACTATCGCATCGAGCTGGCCGAGCCTTCGCGGCATACGCCGATACCGCCGCTCGTGCTGCAAACCTTCATCGAGAACGCGATCAAATACGCCGTTTCGCGGGACAACGAAGCGCTGATTGCGCTGACCGTCGATCGAAGAATCATCGAGGACGAGCCGATGACCGTCATCTGGATTTCGGATACCGGTCCCGGATTCCCCCCGGACGTCTTGGCGAAGCTGCAGCATGGACAGCCGCTCGACCAGACGCACGGAACGCAGATCGGCATCATGAATACCGTGCAGCGGCTGGAATATCTGTACGGCAAGAACGCGTATATCCGCTTCTCGAACCGGGAAGGCGGAGGCGCCTGCATCACCCTGTATCTTCCGGATCCTCCGGCGAATCCAACCGAGATGGGAGCGTAG
- a CDS encoding ABC transporter permease: protein MHTQKGVRSLINSIWSANRQTFARIGRNWGLYLLLLPAVVLLICFTYKPMYGVIIAFKDFKPTLGIMGSPWAGFKYFEKYFHSYQFSVTIKNTLVISLYSFATFPIPILFAIFVNQLRENRFKRVFQTVTYMPHFISTVVIVGLMLILLSPGNGLIGSVYRLFGAEAPNLMGSPGLFSSVYVWSDVWQHTGWDSIIYLAALSSVDPSLYEAATVDGASRWQKIRFIDIPMLIPTAVTLLILRVGGLLGVGFEKAFLLQNNLNISGSEVISTYVYKIGLISSQFSFSAAINLFNTLINFTLLILVNWVSKKYTENSLW from the coding sequence ATGCATACGCAAAAGGGGGTTCGGTCATTGATCAATAGTATATGGAGCGCCAATAGGCAAACGTTTGCGAGGATCGGCAGGAACTGGGGCTTGTATCTGCTCCTGCTGCCGGCCGTGGTACTGCTGATTTGTTTCACGTACAAACCGATGTACGGCGTCATTATCGCGTTCAAGGACTTCAAGCCGACGCTCGGAATCATGGGCAGTCCGTGGGCCGGGTTCAAATACTTCGAGAAGTATTTTCATTCCTATCAATTCTCGGTCACGATCAAGAATACGCTGGTCATCAGTTTGTACAGCTTCGCGACGTTCCCGATTCCGATCCTGTTCGCGATCTTCGTGAACCAGCTGCGGGAGAACCGGTTCAAGCGGGTGTTCCAGACGGTCACGTATATGCCGCATTTCATCTCGACCGTCGTCATCGTCGGCTTGATGCTGATCCTGCTTTCGCCCGGAAACGGGCTGATCGGAAGCGTCTACCGCTTGTTCGGCGCCGAAGCGCCAAACCTGATGGGGTCGCCGGGCTTGTTCAGCAGCGTCTATGTGTGGTCCGACGTATGGCAGCATACGGGTTGGGACAGCATCATCTACCTCGCGGCGCTGTCGTCGGTCGACCCCAGCCTGTACGAGGCGGCGACGGTGGACGGGGCAAGCCGGTGGCAGAAAATCCGGTTCATCGACATCCCGATGCTCATCCCGACGGCCGTGACGCTGCTGATCTTAAGGGTCGGCGGACTGCTGGGCGTCGGCTTCGAGAAAGCGTTCCTCTTGCAAAACAACCTGAATATTTCCGGCAGCGAGGTCATTTCGACCTACGTGTACAAGATCGGCCTGATCAGTTCCCAGTTCAGCTTCTCGGCGGCGATCAACCTGTTCAACACGCTCATTAATTTCACGCTGCTTATCTTGGTCAACTGGGTGTCGAAGAAATATACCGAGAACAGTCTCTGGTAA